The proteins below come from a single Benincasa hispida cultivar B227 chromosome 4, ASM972705v1, whole genome shotgun sequence genomic window:
- the LOC120075722 gene encoding histone H3.2 isoform X2: MARTKQTARKSTGGKAPRKQLATKAARKSAPATGGVKKPHRFRPGTVALREIRKYQKSTELLIRKLPFQRLVREIAQDFKTDLRFQSSAVSALQEAAEAYLVGLFEDTNLCAIHAKRVTIMPKDIQLARRIRGERA, translated from the exons ATGGCTCGCACCAAACAAACAGCCCGTAAATCGACCGGCGGCAAGGCTCCCCGGAAGCAATTGGCGACGAAGGCTGCTCGGAAGTCGGCTCCGGCGACCGGAGGAGTAAAGAAGCCGCACAGATTTAGGCCGGGGACGGTGGCGCTGAGGGAGATTAGAAAGTACCAGAAGAGCACAGAGCTTCTGATCCGAAAGCTTCCGTTCCAGCGGCTAGTTAGAGAGATCGCTCAGGATTTCAAGACGGAT CTTCGGTTCCAGAGCAGCGCTGTTTCGGCGTTGCAGGAGGCGGCGGAGGCGTATCTCGTCGGATTGTTTGAAGATACAAATCTCTGTGCGATTCATGCTAAGAGAGTTACGATTATGCCCAAAGATATTCAATTGGCCAGGCGGATTAGAGGTGAGAGAGCTTAG
- the LOC120075722 gene encoding histone H3.2 isoform X1 — MARTKQTARKSTGGKAPRKQLATKAARKSAPATGGVKKPHRFRPGTVALREIRKYQKSTELLIRKLPFQRLVREIAQDFKTDLRFQSSAVSALQEAAEAYLVGLFEDTNLCAIHAKRVTIMPKDIQLARRIRGERA, encoded by the coding sequence ATGGCTCGTACCAAACAAACAGCCCGTAAATCCACTGGCGGCAAGGCTCCCCGGAAGCAATTGGCGACGAAGGCTGCTCGGAAGTCGGCTCCGGCGACCGGAGGCGTAAAGAAGCCGCACAGATTCAGGCCGGGGACAGTGGCGCTGAGGGAGATTAGAAAGTACCAGAAGAGCACGGAGCTTCTGATCCGAAAGCTTCCGTTCCAGCGGCTAGTTAGAGAGATCGCTCAGGATTTCAAGACGGATCTTCGGTTCCAGAGCAGCGCTGTTTCGGCGTTGCAGGAGGCGGCGGAGGCGTATCTCGTCGGATTGTTTGAAGATACAAATCTCTGTGCGATTCATGCTAAGAGAGTTACGATTATGCCCAAAGATATTCAATTGGCCAGGCGGATTAGAGGTGAGAGAGCTTAG